In one Sphingomonas sp. AP4-R1 genomic region, the following are encoded:
- a CDS encoding DUF6771 family protein: MLLTAPTWARLGLSVRDERLRERAADAMAARIVQGLEGIAEPDPRQLVLHLDGQVGR, translated from the coding sequence ATGCTCCTGACAGCACCTACATGGGCTCGCTTAGGTCTCTCGGTGCGCGATGAGCGCCTCCGCGAACGGGCCGCCGACGCGATGGCCGCGAGGATCGTGCAGGGCCTTGAGGGCATTGCTGAACCTGACCCGCGTCAACTCGTCCTGCATCTGGACGGGCAGGTTGGAAGATAG
- a CDS encoding xanthine dehydrogenase family protein molybdopterin-binding subunit: MFGLGTTNSLTMDKPHPFSLLDTGVQGAISRPFDRIDGPKKVSGAATYAAEYEFDNLAYGFLVSARIGAGKVVSIDADAVRSLPGIIDVVWDFDRFIRVAGQGGDTKAPTQGVQEITFFGEIVAIVVAESYEAARDAALQLPVTYERDQGVFDQMANRDEAYTPPDAATPGRFAKGDVGEAVAQAPVAIDVTYKTPSQNSAAMEPHASTAVWEEDGSLTLYGAYQMPTSDASQLAKSLGLSARKVRIISRYIGGGFGSKLGIAPESVAAAIAAKQVGRPVKAVMARQQVFEATVRRSNTEQRLRLAANADGRLTAIAQESYVSNQPGEDYFEPVGIGTHMIYAGENRLISHLQIPVNYVLSGSMRAPGEAVGMIGLECAMDELAEKLRMDPIALRKVNDTSADPEKGVPFSSRSLTSALDEGARRFGWNMRGEPGARREGEWLVGIGMAAAVRGNMLMESSAKVEIHPDGSATVCSAMTDIGTGSYTILAQIASEILGIPVPHITLALGDTNAPPAAGSGGSWGAGSSGSAVYLACEMLKDDLAKAMGVTADVLTLKDGMAIGANRSVAIGELAGKGLEAIGHIKPGKQEKETTQASFGAHFVEVGVNVVTGEIRVRRMLGVFAAGRVLNAKTARSQCLGGMTFGIGAALTEELYHDIRDGKIVNRDLAEYHVPVNADVPQLEVHFLQERDIHANPIHAKGIGELGISGAAAAVANAVYNATGVRVREFPITLDKLLPGLPALE; the protein is encoded by the coding sequence ATGTTCGGCCTCGGTACCACCAACAGCTTGACCATGGACAAGCCCCACCCGTTCAGCCTGCTCGATACTGGCGTGCAGGGTGCGATAAGCCGGCCTTTCGACCGCATCGATGGCCCGAAGAAGGTTTCAGGCGCGGCCACTTATGCGGCCGAATACGAGTTCGACAATCTCGCTTACGGCTTTCTTGTCAGTGCGCGGATCGGTGCCGGCAAAGTCGTCTCGATCGACGCCGACGCCGTGCGCTCCCTCCCCGGCATCATTGACGTGGTCTGGGATTTCGACCGCTTCATCCGCGTCGCGGGCCAGGGAGGAGACACCAAGGCGCCGACGCAGGGTGTCCAGGAGATTACCTTTTTTGGAGAGATCGTCGCAATTGTCGTCGCAGAAAGCTACGAAGCCGCCCGGGACGCGGCGTTGCAGCTTCCCGTCACATACGAGCGTGATCAAGGCGTCTTCGACCAGATGGCCAACCGGGACGAGGCCTACACGCCGCCGGACGCCGCCACGCCCGGCCGTTTCGCAAAGGGCGATGTCGGTGAGGCAGTGGCGCAAGCGCCCGTTGCGATCGACGTGACCTATAAGACGCCGAGCCAGAACTCAGCGGCGATGGAGCCCCATGCATCGACGGCGGTGTGGGAGGAAGACGGTTCGCTGACGCTCTATGGTGCCTACCAGATGCCAACCTCGGACGCATCACAGCTCGCCAAATCGCTGGGCCTGTCCGCCAGGAAAGTCCGCATCATCTCGCGCTACATCGGCGGCGGCTTCGGGTCGAAGCTCGGTATCGCGCCGGAGAGCGTGGCAGCGGCGATCGCGGCGAAGCAGGTCGGCCGGCCAGTGAAGGCGGTAATGGCCCGCCAGCAAGTCTTCGAGGCCACGGTGCGCCGCTCCAACACCGAGCAGCGGCTTCGGCTCGCGGCAAATGCCGACGGTCGGCTCACGGCAATCGCTCAGGAAAGCTACGTCTCGAACCAGCCCGGCGAGGACTATTTCGAGCCCGTCGGCATCGGCACGCACATGATCTATGCCGGCGAGAACCGCCTGATCAGCCATCTGCAGATCCCTGTGAACTATGTCCTTTCCGGCTCGATGCGCGCCCCCGGCGAAGCAGTCGGTATGATCGGCCTCGAATGCGCCATGGACGAGCTTGCGGAGAAGCTCCGCATGGACCCGATCGCGCTTCGCAAAGTCAATGATACCTCGGCTGATCCGGAGAAAGGCGTTCCCTTCTCCTCGCGCAGCCTCACATCCGCCCTCGATGAGGGGGCGCGCCGGTTTGGCTGGAATATGCGTGGTGAGCCTGGGGCGCGGCGCGAGGGAGAGTGGCTTGTCGGGATCGGCATGGCGGCGGCCGTGCGCGGCAATATGCTGATGGAATCTTCGGCCAAGGTTGAGATACATCCTGACGGATCGGCCACGGTGTGCTCCGCGATGACCGACATCGGGACGGGCAGCTATACGATTCTCGCACAGATCGCCTCGGAAATCCTCGGCATTCCCGTCCCACATATTACCCTGGCACTTGGCGACACGAACGCGCCGCCGGCCGCCGGCTCAGGCGGCTCGTGGGGTGCGGGCTCGTCGGGCTCGGCCGTCTACCTTGCTTGCGAGATGCTCAAGGACGACCTTGCGAAAGCCATGGGTGTGACCGCAGACGTTCTTACGCTGAAGGACGGCATGGCGATCGGCGCCAACAGATCCGTAGCCATTGGCGAGCTTGCCGGCAAAGGCCTGGAAGCGATCGGCCACATCAAACCTGGCAAGCAGGAAAAGGAAACGACGCAGGCGTCCTTCGGCGCGCATTTCGTCGAAGTGGGTGTGAACGTCGTGACCGGCGAGATCAGGGTCCGCCGCATGCTCGGGGTGTTTGCCGCTGGCCGGGTGCTCAATGCCAAGACCGCGCGATCACAGTGCCTCGGCGGAATGACCTTCGGCATCGGTGCGGCCCTGACGGAGGAGCTGTATCACGACATTCGTGACGGCAAGATCGTGAACCGCGATCTGGCGGAGTATCATGTGCCGGTGAACGCGGACGTGCCGCAACTCGAGGTTCATTTCCTCCAAGAGCGCGACATCCACGCAAATCCGATCCACGCAAAGGGCATCGGCGAACTCGGCATTTCTGGCGCGGCAGCAGCGGTCGCCAACGCCGTCTACAACGCGACAGGGGTCCGTGTGCGCGAGTTTCCCATCACGTTGGACAAGTTGCTTCCCGGACTACCCGCCCTCGAGTGA
- a CDS encoding DNA-binding protein produces the protein MVLTRDFKETVKERATRDPAFAKAMLDEAATAFLNGEPHVARLILRDLVNASVGFEELATETNHLSKSLHRMLSEKGNPSMDNLAAIFGAVSKRLGVAFEAHTVEAA, from the coding sequence ATGGTTCTGACGCGCGATTTCAAGGAAACGGTGAAGGAACGCGCTACGCGCGACCCCGCCTTCGCCAAAGCCATGCTCGACGAAGCGGCGACCGCATTCCTCAACGGCGAACCCCACGTTGCGCGGCTGATCCTGCGCGATCTCGTCAATGCTTCGGTCGGTTTCGAGGAACTGGCGACCGAGACCAACCACCTCAGCAAGAGCCTTCACCGGATGCTGTCCGAGAAGGGCAACCCGAGCATGGACAATCTTGCGGCCATCTTCGGCGCCGTGAGCAAACGGTTAGGTGTTGCCTTCGAAGCCCATACTGTCGAGGCGGCGTAA
- a CDS encoding xanthine dehydrogenase family protein subunit M, whose translation MKTFTYEKADTPEAAIRDIDTDQASFIAGGTNLLDLMKLQVETPGKLVDISRLDLASIEDSGDGGLLIGAMVRNSDLAADPRIIEKYEVLSRALLAGASGQLRNKASTGGNLLQRTRCYYFYNLASRCNKRSPGSGCDAIGGTNRILAVLGTSEHCIATHPSDMAVAMRALNATVVTLRADGDRRRIPIHNFYRLPGDTPHIETVLERGELITHIALPKPMSGRQSYRKVRDRASYAFALVSVAGIVGMEDGRIANVSLAFGGLGPMPWRDPAVEAALIGQVPNMEAFAAAADALVADAKGHGSNDFKIPLARRTLIAVLRDLTGA comes from the coding sequence ATGAAGACCTTCACCTACGAGAAAGCGGATACGCCTGAAGCGGCCATCCGCGACATCGATACAGATCAAGCCTCCTTCATCGCCGGTGGCACCAATCTGCTCGACCTGATGAAGCTGCAGGTCGAAACTCCGGGCAAGCTGGTCGACATCAGCAGGCTGGATCTTGCAAGCATCGAGGACTCGGGAGACGGCGGCCTGCTTATCGGTGCGATGGTTCGAAACAGTGATCTCGCTGCAGATCCGCGCATCATTGAGAAGTACGAAGTCCTGAGCCGCGCATTGCTGGCTGGCGCTTCCGGTCAGCTGCGCAACAAGGCCTCGACCGGCGGCAATCTGCTGCAGCGAACGCGATGCTACTATTTCTACAACCTCGCCTCCCGATGTAACAAGCGCTCGCCGGGGAGTGGGTGCGATGCCATCGGCGGTACCAACCGTATCCTCGCTGTGCTCGGCACGAGCGAACATTGCATCGCTACGCATCCAAGCGACATGGCGGTGGCGATGCGCGCCCTGAACGCGACCGTCGTCACGCTGAGAGCTGATGGCGACCGTCGTCGGATTCCAATCCACAATTTCTACCGCCTGCCCGGCGATACCCCGCACATCGAGACAGTGCTCGAGCGAGGCGAACTCATCACGCACATCGCCCTGCCGAAGCCCATGAGCGGCAGACAGTCGTATCGCAAAGTCCGCGACCGCGCCTCCTACGCGTTCGCGCTCGTCTCTGTCGCCGGCATCGTCGGGATGGAGGATGGCAGGATTGCAAACGTATCGCTCGCGTTCGGTGGTCTGGGGCCCATGCCGTGGCGTGACCCTGCCGTCGAGGCTGCGTTGATCGGACAGGTCCCTAATATGGAGGCCTTTGCCGCCGCCGCTGACGCCCTCGTCGCTGATGCCAAAGGACATGGCTCCAACGACTTCAAAATACCCTTGGCACGCCGCACTCTGATCGCGGTCTTGCGTGATCTGACGGGAGCATGA
- a CDS encoding 2Fe-2S iron-sulfur cluster-binding protein, with protein sequence MHFKINGQTYVADVDIRTSILDLCREHLGLTGAKKGCDHGQCGACTVLIDGRRVNSCLTLAVMHQDDEITTIEGLGQIGDLHPLQEAFVRHDGYQCGYCTPGQICSAVGMLDEVAKGWPSHVSSDLAAPLFDDAEISERMSGNLCRCAAYPNIVDAIREVAQAAPEDRTADEKDAAMIKEVMA encoded by the coding sequence ATGCATTTCAAGATCAACGGTCAGACCTACGTGGCCGATGTCGACATTCGCACATCGATCCTAGACCTTTGCCGGGAGCATCTCGGCCTGACCGGTGCCAAGAAAGGCTGCGACCACGGCCAGTGCGGAGCGTGCACCGTGCTGATCGACGGCCGGCGGGTTAACAGCTGTCTTACCCTGGCGGTAATGCACCAGGACGACGAGATCACGACGATCGAAGGCCTCGGGCAGATTGGCGACCTGCATCCGTTGCAGGAAGCGTTCGTGCGTCATGATGGATATCAGTGCGGTTACTGCACACCGGGCCAGATCTGCTCTGCCGTCGGTATGCTCGACGAGGTCGCCAAGGGCTGGCCCAGTCATGTATCCTCAGATCTGGCTGCCCCTTTGTTTGACGACGCCGAAATCTCCGAGCGTATGAGCGGCAACCTCTGTCGCTGCGCCGCCTATCCCAACATCGTCGATGCGATCCGCGAAGTCGCTCAGGCGGCGCCGGAGGACCGAACGGCTGATGAGAAGGACGCCGCGATGATCAAGGAGGTGATGGCATGA